In the Paenibacillus sp. FSL H7-0357 genome, one interval contains:
- a CDS encoding S41 family peptidase, producing MKVLIAILTLLTFSMSGTYVQAKENQKQPPPATAAAERQLWQSKGYGHIFEIEGQSVKVYGYTKDSLVPFGKGNIENNGDIYINEIYDNTKTQEQFNAPRYLMGRFVNGSLTDGLGYVQHLKRIDNLPKVKYNGFSNDPVQNFEVFWQSFEENFSFFPLVKVNWKEVYKEYRPKVSAATSEKELEDILTQMFQKLNDGHSVIFGKKGMIFSKSKVEREEFFEANSKSMQRNVEDGYMKGAVKSKLDGRIVYGQTKSGDAYIKLIGFDESDPQKIDQALAEMVQDLANCRNFMIDMRFNEGGEDFFGLKIAGLFAEKRTLAYAKQARTGGYEQFSKPTQVYIEPGAKQFSADNIVVLTSPITVSAGETGTMALKALDKVTVIGEKTCGYFSDMLLRLLPNKQLFSLSNERYTSPDGTNYEQRGLPPDEKIMIKQADIAAGKDPVMNRALELLKKKP from the coding sequence ATGAAAGTATTGATTGCCATCTTGACCCTCCTGACATTCAGCATGTCGGGAACCTATGTCCAGGCGAAGGAGAACCAGAAGCAGCCGCCCCCCGCAACCGCAGCCGCCGAGCGCCAGCTTTGGCAATCGAAAGGGTATGGCCATATATTCGAAATAGAAGGCCAATCCGTTAAGGTCTACGGCTACACCAAGGACAGCTTGGTACCGTTCGGGAAAGGAAATATCGAGAACAACGGCGACATTTATATTAATGAAATTTACGACAACACCAAAACCCAGGAGCAATTTAATGCCCCGCGATATCTGATGGGCCGCTTCGTTAACGGCAGCTTGACCGATGGCTTGGGGTACGTGCAGCATCTCAAACGGATCGATAATCTTCCCAAGGTGAAGTATAACGGATTCAGCAATGATCCCGTGCAAAATTTTGAAGTATTCTGGCAATCCTTTGAAGAGAATTTCAGTTTCTTTCCGCTCGTCAAAGTGAATTGGAAAGAGGTGTACAAAGAGTATCGGCCCAAAGTTAGCGCCGCTACCTCCGAGAAGGAACTGGAGGACATTTTGACGCAAATGTTCCAAAAGCTAAACGACGGACACAGCGTCATATTCGGTAAAAAGGGTATGATCTTCTCCAAGTCCAAAGTTGAGCGAGAGGAATTTTTCGAAGCCAATTCGAAGTCGATGCAACGAAACGTCGAAGACGGATATATGAAAGGGGCGGTAAAGAGCAAGCTCGACGGGCGCATTGTTTATGGCCAAACGAAAAGCGGCGACGCATACATCAAGCTGATTGGTTTTGACGAGTCCGATCCGCAGAAAATTGACCAAGCGCTGGCGGAAATGGTGCAGGATCTGGCGAACTGCCGCAACTTTATGATCGATATGCGCTTTAATGAGGGGGGCGAGGACTTCTTCGGGTTGAAAATAGCCGGCTTGTTTGCCGAGAAACGCACGCTGGCGTATGCCAAACAGGCCCGAACAGGCGGATACGAGCAATTCTCCAAGCCTACGCAGGTATATATTGAACCGGGAGCAAAGCAGTTTTCAGCTGACAATATTGTGGTGCTGACCAGTCCGATAACGGTAAGCGCCGGCGAGACAGGGACGATGGCCTTAAAAGCATTGGACAAAGTAACGGTTATCGGGGAAAAGACGTGCGGATACTTTTCGGACATGCTGCTTAGACTGTTGCCGAACAAACAGTTATTCTCCCTGAGCAACGAACGCTATACATCGCCTGACGGCACTAATTACGAGCAGCGCGGCCTACCGCCGGACGAAAAGATCATGATCAAGCAAGCCGATATTGCTGCCGGCAAGGACCCGGTGATGAACCGAGCCTTGGAATTGCTTAAAAAGAAGCCATAA
- a CDS encoding DUF2268 domain-containing protein has product MNIKSLRSDIIYRKVAQAPQEEKVELFRQEMLAPFMKKWEIQHIPFKAEESNGFDVITLNNIMNISPNQITNELSTEISLISSDSFWSECENAVKKSLHLFTEHGVSLSVADYLFTIQLGNPESPSLMLSEGYSGDGGIPGYILCTLVPNEYTITRMKAALAHECNHNVRYQFIQWDHTVTLGELIVSEGLAENFATSIFGEDLLGPWVSKTNPETLNKHIKPVLKEQLQLTGFDEIAPYLYGDEIAKLQNYDPVNMPYSAGYACGYYLIKYYLDKAGKTIFEATITPANQILDEIEGFWDEETIING; this is encoded by the coding sequence ATGAATATAAAGTCATTACGTTCAGATATAATTTACCGAAAAGTTGCACAAGCTCCACAAGAGGAAAAGGTTGAGTTATTCAGACAAGAAATGTTGGCTCCTTTTATGAAAAAATGGGAAATCCAACATATTCCTTTTAAAGCTGAGGAGTCTAATGGTTTTGATGTTATTACTTTGAATAATATAATGAACATCTCTCCTAATCAGATCACAAATGAGCTTTCAACAGAAATAAGTTTAATTTCGTCCGATTCTTTTTGGTCTGAGTGTGAAAATGCTGTAAAGAAAAGCCTTCATTTATTTACAGAGCATGGAGTAAGCTTATCTGTAGCCGATTACTTATTTACCATTCAATTAGGGAACCCGGAAAGCCCTTCATTAATGTTAAGTGAAGGATATAGTGGTGATGGGGGTATTCCTGGCTACATATTGTGTACACTTGTGCCAAATGAATATACAATAACTCGAATGAAGGCTGCTTTAGCACACGAATGTAACCATAATGTTCGGTATCAATTTATTCAATGGGATCATACCGTTACCTTAGGTGAATTAATCGTAAGTGAAGGATTAGCAGAAAACTTCGCTACTTCCATCTTTGGGGAAGATCTACTAGGCCCTTGGGTGTCGAAAACAAATCCAGAAACGCTTAATAAGCATATTAAGCCTGTGCTCAAGGAACAATTACAACTAACAGGCTTTGATGAAATTGCACCGTATCTTTATGGTGACGAAATAGCAAAACTTCAAAACTATGATCCGGTCAATATGCCTTATAGTGCTGGTTATGCCTGTGGTTATTATTTAATTAAATACTACTTAGATAAAGCAGGGAAAACGATCTTTGAAGCAACGATTACACCTGCCAATCAAATACTAGACGAAATAGAAGGATTTTGGGATGAAGAAACCATTATTAACGGTTAA
- a CDS encoding phosphotransferase gives MLLTTEDQLVNEIADWLKKHFSAELLSAERVRRGLLNEKWIVETNKGWLFAKSYHPERFKMHDPEFRGKIENALQLQLLFYQSGGPCPEPLTLDGRCMHILPCGRYMTVMTCCPGAMVPAGMIGEHRMHALGRAAADMHTVWDSAMASGLGAAVPPEEPVWQLSREELERTWEVSWEATRDSSERVRNALQLQKAIVDSLGDDDFKPLTAGWAHLDLWADNLLFEGDALAAIVDFDRARYSFPALDLGRAVLSGTLSERGFRKDAVVAFTEGYRSVRQLPPGSILRAIKYDWCIESLWWIQPSFESSSVVPVRFAEEMIHTAERWEQLDTLLGDI, from the coding sequence ATGCTGTTGACGACTGAGGACCAATTAGTCAACGAAATCGCGGACTGGCTGAAAAAGCATTTTTCGGCTGAGCTGCTGTCCGCCGAGCGTGTTAGGCGTGGGCTATTGAACGAGAAGTGGATTGTCGAGACGAACAAGGGGTGGCTGTTCGCCAAAAGCTATCACCCTGAGCGGTTTAAGATGCATGACCCGGAGTTTCGCGGCAAGATTGAAAATGCGCTGCAGCTGCAACTTCTTTTTTATCAGTCGGGAGGACCGTGTCCTGAGCCGCTGACTTTGGATGGGCGCTGCATGCACATTCTGCCGTGCGGAAGGTACATGACCGTCATGACGTGCTGTCCGGGCGCTATGGTGCCTGCTGGCATGATCGGTGAGCATAGGATGCACGCACTCGGACGGGCTGCCGCGGATATGCATACCGTCTGGGATTCCGCGATGGCATCAGGCCTCGGAGCAGCAGTGCCGCCGGAGGAACCGGTTTGGCAGTTGTCTCGCGAGGAGCTGGAGCGCACCTGGGAGGTAAGTTGGGAGGCGACCCGTGACTCGTCTGAGCGTGTCCGGAACGCATTGCAATTACAGAAGGCGATTGTTGATTCCCTTGGAGATGATGACTTTAAGCCGCTGACTGCCGGCTGGGCCCACCTCGATCTGTGGGCAGACAATTTGCTTTTCGAAGGCGATGCTCTGGCAGCCATCGTTGATTTCGACCGGGCACGCTACTCGTTTCCGGCGCTGGACCTCGGGCGGGCTGTCCTTTCCGGCACGCTCAGCGAGCGCGGATTCCGCAAGGATGCAGTGGTCGCTTTCACTGAAGGCTACCGTAGTGTGCGGCAGCTACCGCCGGGCTCGATTTTAAGGGCAATCAAGTACGACTGGTGTATCGAATCGCTTTGGTGGATTCAGCCGTCGTTCGAATCGTCCAGCGTGGTCCCTGTCCGTTTTGCCGAAGAAATGATCCACACTGCGGAGCGGTGGGAGCAACTCGACACTCTACTTGGGGACATTTAG
- a CDS encoding YceI family protein: MSNVNWEVDPDHSSVEFSVTHLMINKIKGVFEHFQATLSFDPNDLTTMGIQASIDANSLTTRQRQRDEHLRSDEFFHAAKYPTITFQSTSCVLAGERQYELTGNLTLHGVTKPITFQTVFEGLNKDPRGRERAGFHSIASIERNEFGLSFNSPLETGGIIVGNEVKIELYIEAIRID, encoded by the coding sequence ATGAGCAATGTCAATTGGGAAGTAGATCCGGACCACAGCTCCGTCGAGTTTTCGGTGACGCATTTAATGATTAATAAAATTAAAGGAGTATTCGAGCATTTCCAAGCGACCTTAAGCTTTGACCCCAACGATTTAACAACCATGGGTATACAGGCTTCCATAGACGCAAATAGTCTCACAACTCGCCAACGGCAACGGGACGAGCACCTGAGGAGCGACGAATTCTTTCATGCAGCTAAGTATCCAACCATTACGTTTCAAAGCACCAGCTGCGTCCTAGCTGGCGAACGGCAATATGAACTTACGGGCAATTTAACTCTGCATGGAGTAACAAAGCCCATCACTTTTCAGACCGTTTTTGAAGGACTAAACAAAGATCCTCGTGGCCGGGAGCGTGCAGGATTTCATTCAATAGCCAGTATCGAACGCAACGAATTTGGCTTGTCATTTAACTCGCCGCTGGAAACGGGTGGTATAATCGTCGGAAATGAAGTGAAGATCGAGCTTTATATCGAGGCAATTAGAATAGATTAG
- a CDS encoding MerR family transcriptional regulator — MKKPLLTVKDIVKITGITTRTLQYYDKINLFKPTYLTEKGYRLYDRNSLEKLQTILFLKEMDFSLKEIADILKLAKQEQKQILKKHSQTLISRKQKLETIITALDEYVSGKDIYNLRIFNDSSILPLQEQYDHEAKFIYGETEAYKEFEEKMEKLAPNEKAGLYSGFEQNMERVFRKIASCIHQSPSSNEVQQLITEWKSYLEQSMACDSEMLTCIANTYKIDSRFNNYINQYSDGDLAEFLYHAIIHHINQM, encoded by the coding sequence ATGAAGAAACCATTATTAACGGTTAAAGATATCGTTAAAATTACAGGCATAACCACTAGAACCTTACAATATTACGATAAAATAAATTTATTTAAGCCGACTTACTTAACAGAAAAAGGCTATCGTCTCTATGATCGAAACAGTTTAGAAAAACTTCAAACGATTTTATTTTTAAAGGAAATGGACTTTTCCCTGAAGGAAATAGCGGATATTTTGAAGCTTGCGAAACAAGAGCAGAAGCAAATATTAAAAAAGCATAGCCAAACTTTAATATCGAGAAAACAAAAATTAGAAACAATCATTACTGCATTGGATGAGTATGTGTCGGGGAAGGATATTTACAACTTACGAATTTTTAATGATTCATCTATTTTACCATTACAAGAACAATATGATCATGAAGCGAAATTCATCTATGGAGAAACAGAGGCATACAAGGAGTTCGAGGAGAAGATGGAAAAACTCGCTCCTAATGAAAAAGCGGGCCTATATTCTGGATTTGAACAAAACATGGAAAGGGTATTCAGAAAAATAGCATCCTGTATTCATCAATCCCCTTCTTCAAATGAAGTGCAGCAATTAATCACAGAATGGAAAAGTTATCTCGAACAATCTATGGCATGTGATTCTGAAATGTTAACATGCATTGCAAATACGTATAAAATAGATAGTCGATTCAATAATTATATAAATCAATATAGCGATGGAGATTTAGCCGAATTTTTATATCATGCAATTATACATCATATCAATCAAATGTAA
- a CDS encoding response regulator transcription factor, giving the protein MPTIMVVDDDAYVRELAGLLLRDEGMDVVEKVDSLEAWDYYLHHSVDLIILDIMMPGMDGWELCRKLREAGDKPILMVTAKKESLDKVKGFRLGTDDYLTKPFDPMEMVMRVKALLKRYRIATSHIVKLGRVILDKTSYQVHFSDTGEEWALPLKEFELLYKLASYPGQIFTRDMLIRDIWGYAYNGDERTVDTHVKRLRDKFEQYAEDFRIVTMRGMGYRLEAYHD; this is encoded by the coding sequence TTGCCGACGATTATGGTAGTGGATGACGACGCCTATGTCCGCGAACTGGCAGGGCTGTTATTAAGAGACGAAGGTATGGACGTCGTAGAGAAAGTGGATAGTCTCGAAGCCTGGGATTATTACTTGCATCATTCCGTCGATTTAATCATTTTGGATATTATGATGCCCGGCATGGACGGTTGGGAGCTGTGCAGAAAGCTGCGGGAGGCCGGGGACAAGCCGATACTGATGGTCACGGCCAAAAAGGAGTCGCTGGACAAAGTCAAAGGCTTTCGATTGGGGACGGACGATTATTTGACCAAACCTTTTGATCCGATGGAGATGGTTATGCGGGTCAAGGCACTGCTCAAAAGGTATCGGATCGCTACCTCCCATATCGTGAAGCTCGGTCGAGTCATTCTCGATAAAACGAGCTACCAGGTTCACTTTTCTGATACGGGCGAGGAATGGGCTCTTCCTTTAAAAGAATTTGAGCTGCTTTACAAACTGGCCAGTTATCCCGGGCAAATTTTTACGCGCGACATGCTGATCCGCGACATTTGGGGTTACGCGTACAATGGGGATGAACGCACCGTGGACACGCATGTCAAACGTCTGCGCGACAAGTTTGAGCAGTATGCCGAAGATTTCCGCATCGTAACGATGCGCGGCATGGGCTACCGTCTGGAGGCGTATCATGATTAA
- a CDS encoding sensor histidine kinase, protein MINSLYARVVLTFLGVVIVSLLSVLFVQSYFYKGHIEATVEEKMIGNAQMIIQLYKKLAPKDAKAFVEVSNSMPFYKIRFYDSAGTLLNPGSAAPDRQKDQPYLQQVLKQNKIYHNGSSEDDEITVGLPFALNGSPHVLLVTTQTSFVLDEIDSLIRYQQLFTLGLGSILVLIAARYMVRPIRKLTHATQRMARGDFNVGLSTKRRDEIGQLTLSFNAMAAELGRMDMLRRRFVSDVSHEIQSPLTSIKGYTRVLKIKSMDEKTRMRMLNIIDEESDRLSRLCDDLLELTSLEHEHAKPAPQKFRLDEQLRKAVIRLEPQWSARNLDMQLMLEPITIVADEDKMNQVWNNLLGNCIKFTADHGKIMVESFKKSESAVVRMTDNGIGIPEEEISQIFKPFYKVDKARNRNVSGNGIGLSIVKRIVDLHHGKIEVSSRLESGTSFSITLPLEDTKPEL, encoded by the coding sequence ATGATTAACTCGCTCTATGCCCGCGTCGTGTTAACGTTTCTGGGGGTCGTCATAGTCAGCCTGCTCTCGGTTTTATTCGTTCAAAGCTATTTCTACAAAGGCCATATCGAAGCGACAGTGGAAGAGAAGATGATTGGCAATGCCCAAATGATCATTCAATTATATAAGAAATTGGCTCCGAAGGATGCGAAGGCTTTCGTGGAAGTAAGCAATTCTATGCCCTTTTATAAGATACGGTTTTATGACAGCGCGGGAACGCTGCTGAACCCGGGGAGCGCTGCTCCAGACCGGCAGAAGGATCAACCGTATCTGCAGCAAGTGCTCAAGCAAAACAAAATTTATCACAACGGGTCCAGCGAGGATGACGAGATTACGGTTGGCCTGCCTTTTGCGCTGAACGGTTCGCCGCACGTCTTGTTGGTTACGACCCAGACCAGTTTTGTCCTCGACGAAATCGATTCCTTGATCCGGTATCAGCAGCTGTTTACTCTCGGTTTGGGAAGTATTCTGGTGTTGATTGCTGCGCGGTATATGGTCAGGCCCATCCGGAAGCTGACGCATGCAACGCAAAGAATGGCCAGGGGCGATTTTAACGTTGGCCTGTCTACCAAACGTCGTGACGAAATTGGACAGCTTACCCTAAGCTTTAACGCGATGGCGGCTGAATTGGGAAGGATGGATATGCTCCGTCGGCGGTTTGTTTCCGATGTATCCCACGAAATCCAATCTCCTCTAACGTCGATCAAAGGATATACCCGTGTGCTGAAGATCAAGTCCATGGACGAGAAAACCCGTATGCGGATGCTGAATATTATCGACGAGGAGAGCGACAGGCTGTCCCGGCTGTGCGACGATCTGCTGGAATTGACCAGCCTGGAGCACGAGCATGCAAAGCCCGCCCCGCAAAAGTTTCGTCTCGACGAGCAACTGCGCAAAGCTGTCATTCGCCTGGAACCGCAATGGTCTGCCCGCAATCTGGATATGCAACTTATGCTGGAACCGATAACCATTGTGGCGGATGAAGACAAGATGAATCAGGTGTGGAACAACTTGCTTGGCAATTGCATCAAATTTACCGCCGATCATGGAAAGATAATGGTGGAGTCCTTCAAGAAAAGCGAAAGCGCAGTCGTCCGAATGACGGACAATGGAATCGGCATACCTGAGGAGGAAATCAGCCAAATTTTCAAACCGTTCTACAAAGTGGATAAAGCGAGAAACCGCAATGTTAGCGGCAACGGAATCGGTCTTTCCATCGTGAAGCGAATTGTCGATCTTCATCATGGAAAAATCGAAGTGTCCAGCAGATTGGAGAGCGGAACCTCCTTCTCGATCACACTTCCCCTCGAAGATACAAAGCCCGAATTGTAA